The following coding sequences are from one Leptolyngbya sp. NIES-3755 window:
- a CDS encoding putative pyridine nucleotide-disulphide oxidoreductase (similar to AA sequence:cyanobase_aa:LBDG_08770), translating to MKLTRKNLQEKLDHVYDVIIVGGGAGGLSAAIYLQRYRLSCLVIEKGRGRSFWMQELQNYLGLPPGTPGRTMLQQGQNHFLSLGGDYLMGFVEEVKDEGDTFAVKTKVGKVESSYPVFRSKYVIAASGIIDHLPKLEDMQNVFDYAGHNLHVCMICDGWEMADTKCGLFAGTEGAINTAFVLNWFTPYITVFTQGLFEVSDAMREKLKSHGYPLVETPLKRFIGHDHHMTGVELADGSTIELENGLVAMGSHYYNGYLQGLDLEWKGGNLATDNMCRTSHPRIYAIGDLKEGLNQVSIAVADGTLAATAIWREIRRSSPPRLWEENLNLMTPKGVPVS from the coding sequence ATGAAGCTTACTAGAAAGAACCTCCAAGAAAAGCTCGATCACGTTTACGATGTCATCATTGTTGGCGGTGGTGCAGGTGGACTGTCTGCCGCGATCTATCTCCAACGCTATCGGCTGTCGTGTCTCGTGATCGAAAAAGGTCGTGGTCGATCGTTCTGGATGCAGGAGCTTCAAAATTATCTCGGCTTACCGCCCGGAACCCCTGGACGCACGATGCTTCAACAAGGTCAAAATCACTTCCTCTCACTCGGTGGCGACTACCTGATGGGCTTTGTCGAAGAAGTGAAAGACGAGGGCGATACCTTCGCGGTCAAAACCAAAGTTGGCAAAGTCGAAAGTAGCTACCCAGTGTTTCGCTCCAAATACGTGATTGCTGCAAGTGGCATTATTGATCATCTGCCCAAACTCGAAGATATGCAAAACGTCTTCGATTACGCAGGACACAATTTGCACGTCTGCATGATCTGTGACGGGTGGGAAATGGCAGATACGAAGTGCGGCTTATTCGCTGGAACCGAAGGCGCGATCAATACGGCGTTTGTCCTCAACTGGTTCACGCCTTACATCACGGTCTTTACCCAAGGCTTATTCGAGGTCAGCGATGCGATGCGCGAAAAATTGAAATCGCATGGATATCCGCTAGTCGAAACTCCTCTGAAGCGATTCATCGGACACGACCATCACATGACCGGAGTGGAACTTGCGGACGGAAGCACGATCGAACTCGAAAACGGACTCGTGGCAATGGGTTCGCATTATTACAACGGTTACTTACAAGGGTTAGACCTCGAATGGAAGGGTGGCAATTTAGCCACAGACAACATGTGTAGGACATCCCATCCGAGAATTTATGCGATCGGAGACTTAAAAGAGGGGTTAAATCAAGTATCAATTGCGGTCGCAGATGGTACATTGGCGGCAACCGCAATTTGGCGAGAAATTCGTCGATCGTCTCCTCCGCGATTATGGGAGGAAAACCTCAACTTGATGACCCCAAAGGGAGTACCTGTCTCGTGA
- a CDS encoding hypothetical protein (conserved hypothetical protein;~similar to AA sequence:cyanobase_aa:LBDG_08760), with the protein MKHRHWMIAGTALLLVSCQPNRTSQAKVQPSPQAFAQPIVPPKPQTLATIKVPGMIPTTDGKAPLMPVAVSSTRDPFAAPTIPTTLQATVVPPKPIAAKASVGSNPVVPLPQPVQYTPIPQTVSVRPLPALPVAPPPMPPVSQTNLADSIALTGVIQTGTQLSAIIEDTDGTSRYVQVGEKLANGEITVKRINVNGGNPSIVLVQNGVEMIKTVGKSESSIAQSF; encoded by the coding sequence ATGAAACACCGTCACTGGATGATTGCTGGAACTGCGCTTCTCCTTGTCAGTTGCCAACCGAATCGGACATCTCAAGCAAAAGTTCAACCGTCTCCACAAGCGTTTGCCCAACCGATCGTGCCTCCAAAACCTCAGACTTTAGCCACAATCAAAGTTCCGGGCATGATCCCCACAACTGATGGTAAAGCCCCTTTAATGCCCGTTGCTGTTTCAAGCACTCGTGATCCCTTCGCGGCTCCAACTATTCCCACCACGCTTCAAGCCACGGTCGTTCCGCCAAAACCAATTGCCGCTAAAGCTTCCGTCGGCTCCAATCCCGTCGTTCCCCTACCTCAACCCGTTCAATACACTCCGATTCCGCAAACAGTTTCAGTCCGTCCACTGCCCGCGCTCCCGGTTGCGCCGCCTCCGATGCCACCTGTTTCGCAGACGAATTTGGCAGACTCGATCGCACTCACCGGAGTCATTCAAACCGGAACTCAACTGAGCGCCATTATCGAAGACACGGACGGAACTTCGCGCTATGTCCAAGTCGGTGAAAAACTTGCGAATGGGGAAATAACGGTGAAAAGAATTAACGTGAATGGCGGCAACCCATCGATCGTACTTGTGCAAAACGGTGTGGAAATGATTAAAACCGTGGGCAAATCCGAAAGCTCGATCGCGCAATCATTCTAA
- a CDS encoding hypothetical protein (conserved hypothetical protein;~similar to AA sequence:cyanobase_aa:LBDG_08780), producing MGGKPQLDDPKGSTCLVIQLDASQAQQIHAENLRLQEELQMRDQLVQQLSQELFRLVKGNATAPVPLSDEPSDRHLAEVQSLREQLQTVEQQVTFYQEQITQRDQEIYELRQTTQELTERSKMLEQVVQELPKVYRQKFAERMQPVREKVAMIQRENRQLHAELQSVNYRLAVKNRRNGHLDLPTFPRGEGDISLPSFGNA from the coding sequence ATGGGAGGAAAACCTCAACTTGATGACCCCAAAGGGAGTACCTGTCTCGTGATTCAACTCGATGCTTCTCAAGCCCAACAAATCCACGCTGAAAATCTCCGGCTCCAAGAGGAACTGCAAATGCGCGATCAACTCGTGCAGCAGTTATCTCAAGAGCTTTTCCGTCTGGTAAAAGGCAACGCAACTGCACCTGTTCCTTTGTCTGATGAACCCTCCGATCGACATTTAGCAGAAGTCCAATCCTTACGCGAACAACTTCAAACGGTCGAACAGCAAGTCACGTTCTACCAAGAGCAGATTACGCAGCGAGATCAGGAAATCTACGAATTGCGCCAAACGACTCAAGAACTGACTGAGCGATCGAAGATGCTCGAACAAGTGGTGCAAGAGTTACCGAAAGTGTACCGTCAGAAGTTTGCGGAACGGATGCAGCCTGTCCGGGAAAAGGTGGCAATGATTCAGCGGGAAAATCGTCAACTCCATGCGGAATTACAGAGCGTGAATTACCGTCTTGCTGTGAAAAATCGTCGGAACGGGCACCTCGATTTACCCACTTTTCCACGGGGTGAAGGTGACATTTCTTTACCTAGTTTTGGGAACGCTTAG
- a CDS encoding hypothetical protein (protein of unknown function DUF87;~similar to AA sequence:cyanobase_aa:Cyan7425_5297): MVTTSKKSQTNQQPEDDSIDRYVGTLVGESTSREFRLAVAHEEVREQDIIAVDAELRKPGKDAQIEQIRIWAKVQRIERLNPLFPAEAGHELAATRTDPFETVLSLSREMVSAVCQVLGVEQRSSNKGGRLDQLRYPPQPASSAYRPESKDIARVVIGELEDKQNRALDIATLSNRPEVDVKVDGHAIVSRHLAILAMTGAGKSVTARKIIEELSRKNYPIVIFDPHGDYTGLADVPSLQGRVQRYYAQLPIFEQAPETVITIVEALGWALANTHRSKFDDLFKGAHKFLSAKTPQEMKTRQLWLSQYIGNPNLSLKPDLHALADFVVAVIKAAKERAAKEATKSKSKNSDQQEPFEEEDALDQLIEWSGCEQLKEIDKRTAGYLEGLPNNLRAAAKQLSQMEEISKKVSKTTEPLPNDRTQLVRYGGISIVSLAGYTSNFQATIYSLVANDIFSARVQNELKLPVLFLLEEAHNFVPGYANNQAEEFSISITKRIAQEGRKFGVGLILVSQRPSRLDETTLAMCNSFIIMRMVNPADQNFVRKVIESLGEDEARMLPDLDVGEAVLSGQLINFPVLVRIKQSESSGEREEKDAFQALEDAQRGNISSGKGR, encoded by the coding sequence ATGGTGACGACTTCTAAAAAATCCCAAACGAATCAACAGCCTGAAGATGATTCTATCGATCGCTATGTTGGAACCTTAGTGGGCGAAAGTACCAGCCGAGAATTTCGTTTGGCAGTCGCTCATGAAGAGGTGCGCGAACAGGATATCATCGCCGTAGATGCGGAACTCCGCAAGCCAGGAAAAGACGCTCAGATAGAACAAATTCGCATCTGGGCAAAAGTTCAGCGCATTGAACGACTAAACCCACTCTTTCCAGCAGAAGCCGGGCATGAGTTAGCTGCTACTCGAACTGATCCCTTTGAAACAGTCTTGTCGCTGAGCCGTGAGATGGTGAGTGCAGTCTGTCAAGTTCTGGGTGTAGAACAGCGTAGTAGTAACAAGGGTGGGCGGTTAGACCAGCTTCGATATCCTCCTCAACCCGCTTCGAGCGCCTATCGTCCTGAGTCTAAAGATATTGCTCGTGTAGTCATCGGAGAGCTAGAAGATAAACAAAATCGGGCTTTAGACATTGCGACGCTCTCTAATCGTCCAGAGGTCGATGTCAAAGTCGATGGTCATGCGATCGTGTCTCGTCACTTGGCAATTCTTGCGATGACAGGCGCAGGAAAGAGCGTGACTGCGAGAAAAATTATTGAGGAACTATCGAGGAAGAATTATCCGATCGTGATCTTCGATCCGCACGGAGATTACACGGGTTTAGCGGATGTGCCAAGCTTACAAGGCAGAGTACAACGCTACTATGCTCAACTTCCGATTTTTGAGCAGGCTCCGGAGACTGTAATTACGATCGTAGAAGCGCTGGGATGGGCATTAGCGAATACTCACCGCAGCAAATTTGATGATTTGTTCAAAGGCGCTCACAAATTTCTTTCAGCAAAAACGCCTCAAGAAATGAAAACTCGCCAACTATGGCTGAGTCAGTATATTGGCAATCCGAACCTTTCACTGAAACCCGATCTCCATGCACTTGCAGATTTTGTGGTTGCGGTGATTAAAGCCGCGAAAGAAAGAGCCGCGAAAGAAGCAACCAAATCAAAATCAAAGAATTCAGATCAACAAGAACCTTTCGAGGAAGAAGATGCACTCGATCAACTGATTGAATGGAGCGGCTGTGAACAACTAAAAGAAATTGATAAGAGAACGGCTGGCTATCTGGAAGGATTGCCGAATAATTTACGTGCCGCTGCTAAACAACTTAGCCAGATGGAAGAGATTAGCAAGAAAGTCTCTAAAACAACAGAGCCGCTGCCCAACGATCGAACTCAACTGGTGAGATACGGAGGTATCAGTATTGTCTCCTTAGCGGGCTATACCAGCAACTTTCAAGCCACAATCTACAGCCTTGTTGCCAATGACATCTTCAGCGCTCGTGTTCAGAACGAACTGAAACTCCCTGTTCTGTTTCTATTAGAAGAGGCACATAATTTTGTTCCAGGATATGCCAACAATCAAGCTGAGGAGTTCTCAATTTCAATTACTAAGCGCATTGCACAAGAAGGACGAAAATTTGGAGTAGGACTAATCTTGGTCAGTCAGAGACCTTCGCGATTGGATGAAACCACTTTGGCAATGTGCAATTCCTTTATCATTATGCGGATGGTCAATCCTGCCGATCAAAACTTTGTCCGTAAAGTGATCGAGAGTTTGGGTGAAGACGAGGCAAGGATGCTTCCCGATCTCGATGTTGGTGAGGCAGTTCTATCCGGTCAACTCATTAACTTCCCGGTATTAGTGAGAATTAAACAATCTGAATCAAGTGGAGAACGTGAAGAAAAGGACGCTTTTCAAGCCTTGGAAGATGCCCAACGTGGTAATATCTCCAGCGGTAAAGGGAGATAA
- a CDS encoding hypothetical protein (similar to AA sequence:cyanobase_aa:alr1008), whose amino-acid sequence MGKPSNLLIKLSRQLFTDSIEQEQFINALVHPKPFNPCILWCKSRPEIVPFEVEPRLNWQPEFVDRLSLQEKPGQHPLHDSGYFYCLDFSSVFAASVMSAIDSADLIFDMCASPGGKSVFAWTMFHPKQLFSNEVIGKRRAALISNFKRCEIRNSVPYPCSEAIVLTLDSKILAEELPNTMDLVLVDAPCSGQSLIAKGGKAEGCFHPININKNANRQKRILANSAQLVKPQGYLVYMTCTYSTEENEQVIDWLLERFPRFETVEVQKLEGYRSHLTDQFCYRIFPHNRLGAGAFTTLLRNKETGEGQKVPATFLERPGMMLI is encoded by the coding sequence ATGGGCAAGCCGTCTAACTTATTGATTAAACTCAGTCGTCAACTGTTCACAGACTCGATCGAGCAAGAACAATTCATCAATGCCTTGGTGCATCCAAAACCTTTCAATCCTTGTATTCTCTGGTGCAAATCGCGACCTGAGATTGTTCCATTCGAGGTTGAACCGCGATTAAATTGGCAGCCCGAATTTGTCGATCGACTCTCTCTACAAGAAAAGCCCGGACAACATCCACTGCATGATTCTGGCTATTTCTACTGTCTCGATTTCTCTTCAGTATTTGCAGCATCGGTTATGAGTGCTATCGACTCTGCTGATCTCATTTTTGATATGTGTGCATCTCCAGGTGGAAAAAGCGTTTTTGCTTGGACAATGTTTCATCCAAAGCAATTGTTTAGCAATGAAGTGATCGGGAAACGCAGAGCCGCATTGATCTCGAACTTTAAGCGGTGTGAGATTAGAAACTCGGTCCCGTACCCGTGTAGCGAAGCTATCGTGCTCACCTTAGATTCTAAAATTCTGGCTGAAGAACTCCCGAACACAATGGATTTAGTTCTGGTGGATGCGCCTTGTAGTGGACAGTCCTTGATTGCAAAAGGTGGAAAAGCGGAGGGTTGCTTTCATCCGATCAACATTAATAAGAATGCCAATCGTCAGAAGCGAATTTTGGCGAACTCTGCACAGTTAGTCAAGCCGCAAGGATATTTGGTGTATATGACTTGCACCTATTCCACTGAGGAAAACGAGCAGGTGATTGATTGGTTACTAGAACGGTTTCCGCGGTTTGAAACGGTTGAGGTGCAGAAATTGGAAGGGTATCGATCGCATCTTACCGATCAATTTTGTTATCGCATCTTTCCACACAATCGATTAGGCGCAGGCGCTTTTACTACTTTGCTGAGAAACAAGGAGACTGGAGAAGGGCAGAAAGTGCCTGCAACATTTTTGGAGCGTCCCGGAATGATGCTCATCTAG
- a CDS encoding unknown protein (similar to AA sequence:cyanobase_aa:all7379), with product MVQAVSKYIVSLNQVHEKFGLRRAEDDRFFTEWREDFVQLSAEEKARLDLIKQRYDYQQADSPMLEETAKVLIVSPLLDLAGFYEPPFRFRAEIAVSFEFEDEEEIQGRIDALVIQQRFWVLVVEAKQTKASIEVGIPQLLTYMAANPNPQQAVFGLVTNGSSFAFAKVLEQTYDFSDVYSLISRRNQLYDVLSVMKKIGTLIVSR from the coding sequence ATGGTTCAAGCAGTCTCTAAGTACATTGTTAGTCTTAACCAAGTTCATGAGAAGTTCGGGCTGAGACGAGCAGAGGACGATCGCTTTTTCACCGAATGGCGAGAGGACTTTGTGCAATTGAGTGCAGAAGAGAAAGCGCGACTGGATCTCATCAAACAGCGGTATGACTATCAACAGGCAGATAGCCCAATGCTGGAAGAAACAGCGAAAGTGCTCATTGTTTCTCCGCTGCTTGATTTAGCTGGATTTTACGAACCGCCGTTTCGATTTAGAGCAGAAATCGCTGTCAGCTTTGAATTTGAAGATGAGGAAGAAATCCAAGGACGGATTGATGCTTTGGTAATTCAGCAACGGTTTTGGGTGCTAGTGGTTGAAGCAAAGCAAACGAAAGCTTCGATCGAGGTTGGAATTCCTCAACTACTCACTTACATGGCAGCGAATCCAAATCCTCAGCAAGCAGTGTTTGGATTGGTCACAAATGGAAGCAGTTTTGCATTCGCGAAGGTCTTGGAGCAAACGTATGATTTCTCAGATGTTTACTCTCTGATTTCCCGCCGTAATCAGCTTTATGATGTGCTGAGTGTGATGAAAAAGATTGGAACACTAATTGTTTCTAGATGA
- a CDS encoding anti-sigma factor antagonist (similar to AA sequence:cyanobase_aa:LBDG_08790), with protein MSEFRDKRSGCDFEKIGVGERMTLVEQYEEVVLQPQGRLDTVGGEALQQQWATLAPRRYKVWIIDMSRIEFIDSSGLVALVTGLKAATEMGTKMILCGLRPSARLVFEITQLDRAFAIFENYEAITRSFGRTQEVLQAV; from the coding sequence ATGTCAGAGTTTCGAGACAAGCGTTCAGGATGCGATTTTGAAAAAATTGGTGTGGGGGAAAGGATGACGTTAGTTGAACAGTACGAAGAGGTCGTACTACAGCCCCAAGGACGGCTGGATACAGTGGGCGGTGAGGCACTACAGCAACAATGGGCGACACTGGCTCCAAGACGATACAAAGTCTGGATTATTGATATGTCGAGAATTGAATTTATCGATAGTTCAGGATTGGTCGCGCTAGTGACGGGTTTAAAGGCTGCGACAGAAATGGGCACGAAGATGATACTGTGCGGTTTGCGTCCTTCGGCTCGACTGGTGTTTGAGATTACCCAACTCGATCGAGCTTTCGCAATCTTTGAGAATTATGAGGCGATTACTCGATCGTTTGGACGGACTCAAGAGGTATTGCAGGCAGTCTAG
- a CDS encoding hypothetical protein (hypothetical protein N9414_21160;~similar to AA sequence:cyanobase_aa:LBDG_11160) has product MLLNPNQREKLDPSNDALFYEHPRFVTHVDEGFIQQLTDLYRDRLKPNSRIFDMMSSWVSHLPDDVKFEHVEGHGLNGAELARNSRLDHYFVQNLNLDPKLPLPDRSFDAVLNTVSVQYVQYPEAIFSEIHRVLRPGGMAIISFSNRMFYQKAIAAWREGTERDRVELVKNYFKAIPGFSQPEVIVKESQTPAVFQLFGMSGGDPFYAVIATRIDS; this is encoded by the coding sequence ATGTTGCTCAATCCGAATCAGCGAGAAAAGTTAGACCCGTCGAATGATGCGTTGTTTTATGAGCATCCGCGCTTTGTCACGCATGTCGATGAAGGATTTATTCAACAATTGACCGATTTGTATCGCGATCGCTTAAAGCCGAATTCGCGGATTTTTGACATGATGAGCAGTTGGGTGTCGCATTTGCCCGATGATGTCAAATTTGAACACGTCGAAGGACATGGCTTGAATGGAGCAGAACTGGCACGAAATTCTCGATTAGATCATTACTTTGTGCAGAATCTGAACTTAGATCCGAAGTTACCACTGCCCGATCGATCGTTTGATGCAGTGTTGAATACAGTTTCGGTTCAATATGTTCAATATCCTGAAGCAATCTTTAGTGAAATTCATCGCGTTCTGAGACCGGGTGGCATGGCGATCATTAGCTTCTCGAATCGGATGTTTTATCAAAAAGCGATCGCAGCTTGGCGAGAGGGAACAGAACGCGATCGAGTGGAACTGGTGAAAAACTACTTCAAAGCGATTCCTGGATTTTCACAGCCTGAAGTGATCGTCAAAGAATCTCAGACTCCAGCCGTGTTTCAACTCTTTGGCATGTCGGGAGGCGACCCGTTTTATGCGGTGATTGCAACTCGAATCGATTCGTAG
- a CDS encoding hypothetical protein (hypothetical protein MC7420_2373;~similar to AA sequence:cyanobase_aa:LBDG_08740) yields MQISISDDQLKIDLDWLERFWAFYYNADLHIPLSHINQVSTEEPPSSWTDARLPGTYLPGVIKAGTYYTDRGKEFWYATRSGRYLVLELENEFYKRIVLTLDQNQLWATRIREHNGQAV; encoded by the coding sequence ATGCAAATCTCTATTTCTGATGATCAGTTAAAGATTGACTTGGATTGGTTAGAGCGCTTTTGGGCGTTTTACTACAATGCGGATCTGCACATTCCATTGAGTCATATCAATCAAGTTTCGACCGAGGAACCGCCGAGTAGTTGGACAGATGCGAGATTGCCTGGAACTTATTTACCAGGTGTGATCAAAGCAGGAACTTACTATACCGATCGCGGAAAAGAATTCTGGTATGCCACTCGATCGGGTCGATACTTAGTTTTAGAGCTTGAGAACGAGTTTTATAAGAGAATTGTGTTGACCCTGGATCAAAACCAACTTTGGGCAACACGCATTCGAGAGCATAATGGGCAAGCCGTCTAA